From the Desulforegula conservatrix Mb1Pa genome, the window GTTCTTTTTGTAGATGACGAAACCGATTTTCTTGATACTTTAATCAAGAGAATGTCCAAAAGAAAAATCAATGTCACAGGAGTTAAGAGCGGAGAGGCTGCCGTTGATTTTATCAAAAATATGCCGACTGATCAGCCAATAGATGTTGTGGTTCTTGATGTACGCATGCCTGGAATGGATGGAATACAGACATTAAAGGAAATCAAGAAAATAGCGCCTGAGCTGGAAGTGATAATGCTAACGGGACATGCCAATCTTGAGGTCGCCAAGGAAGGCATGGAAAATGGTGCCTTTGATTATATGATGAAGCCTGCCGACATGGATGATCTTCTTCTGAAAATCCAGGATGCTTATAAGAAAAAGAATCTCAGGGGTAAAAAGACAAAAGCCTGATTAAGAATAATGGCTACAAAGCCAATAGATATAAGTAATGGGGATTACTTCAAAACTTTAACAAAAAATTGGAGGAAAAATGAAACGAGGGATTGGGCTTTTCAAAGACCTTGGTGCTTTCCTGATGATGGGTGCGAAGGCACACGCCAAGTGGGAAATCGATGTGTCGAATACCATCATGAGGGACAAAAAAAGACTTCTCATCATAGGTCTTTTTCTCATTCCGATCATAATTGGCGGAGTAGCATTTGCTGACCAGCTGCCCGATATTCTTGGCGGTAAAAAGGCTTATGCTCCATCATTCTTCACGGTCGGAATTTTCTTTGCTTCAATTCTGATTGGCCTATGCGCTGGCCTGATCACAGGCTGTATAGGTGCAGGAGGAGGATTCATAATTGCTCCTGCCATGATGAGCGCAGGTATTAAAGGAATTCTAGCTGTTGGTACCGACCTTTTCCATATCTTTGCAAAGGCTATAATGGGTAGCGTTCTGCACAGAAAAATGGGGAACATCTCAGTTTCACTGGCAATAACCTTCCTGATCGGATCCATAGCCGGAGCGACGGGAGGTGGTATCCTGAACAGATGGCTTTACAATTTCAACCCTGTTCTCAGTGACGCTTTCATCACAACAATTTATGTTCTGCTTCTTGGACTGCTTGGCTTTTACGCTCTCTTTGACTATCTTGGTGCAAGAAAATCAGGTGACGCAGGCAGCGCTCATGGAGCAACTCCTTCTGAAGGCGCAGATCTTGGAAATCTTCCAAAGACTCTTCAGGCAATCAAAATCCCACCAATGATCCACTTTGACCAGAACATAGTTCCCGGCGGACGCAGCATTTCATGGGTTTTCCTTGTTCTGTCCGGACTCCTTGTTGGGCTTGCCGGATCCATCATGGGCGTTGGAGGCGGTTTCCTTTGTTTCCCAATCTTTGTATATGTTCTTGGAGTATCTTCACTGACCACAGTTGGCACAGACATATTCCAGATCATATTCACAGCAGGTTACAGCGCCATTTCCCAGTATGCTGTCTATGGTTTCATTTTCTACACACTTGCAATGGGAATGCTTATTGGCTCTCTCTTTGGCATCCAGATTGGAGCACTCAGCACAAGAGTTGTTCCAGGAATAACAATACGCGGCTTTTACGCGATGTCTGTTCTTGCAGGCTTCGTGAACAGGTTCTTTGCTCTTCCTGCCAAACTCAACGAAGCCGGCTATATCAAAATTGCCGCTGAAACCGCAATGTTTCTGGATAAAATAGGAGTAGTAACCTTTTTTATCGTAATCTCAATTTTTGCTGTGTGGGTTATCGGAACATTCCTGATGAATCTTGGCAAGCTGACTGGCAAGGAGGCATAAGATGGCACAAAAAGACTCTGCAACTCTAAATAAAGGCATTGGCCTTCTGGTCAGCTTCATAATAATTTTCATTCTGATATTTGTCCCGGTCAAGGATGGAAAGAATTCCCTTAATCTTCTTGATGATCTTTACAATCAGATCTCCAAGGGTTCTGCAAATTACAATGAAAAAGTAAAGACAGAAGCAGCAAAAGAATTCAGCAACGAGACATTTTCAGCCAATATAAAGCTGAAAAATGAAGCCATGGCCAAAAATGCTGAAACCATATTTGTTAAAAACGGCTTTACTGCGGTTGCGACAGGGGCTGAACTGAAACTTGAAGGGAATTTTCTCCAGATTACAAATGTAGCCATTGATGACGCTTCCTTAATGTACAAAAATGACGGAGCTTCAATCAAGACAAAATATGGTTATGACGAACGAGAAGTCCTCTACACATGGTCTGAGTCTTTTAAGGCCATGGATAAATTCCTGACCCATGACATTGTGACAAACACTGATGAGGCCGTAAAAAGCAATGATAAAAAGATGCTCAATTTCCTGAAAAAAATGCCTTCTAAAACAGTGGAATGCGCGTACAATTATTACAAAATTGAGCCTGTGAAGATCAAGGACAAAGTGGGTATGGTTCTGTTCTCACTGATATTCTATGTGATCTACACACTCTGGTATGGATATGCTATACTCTACATATTTGAAGGTCTCGGACTTGAAACTCACTAACGCAAAATTTTAGTGTACAGCCTCCGGATCATATGGTCCGGGGGCTTTTTTTTTATATTTAAGGGGTGAACATGATCGGAAATATTTTACGATACCTGGGATTCAAAAAAACTTTCATCCATCATGACGACGAAGAAGCAGAACAGATAAGAATTGACTTCAAAGACCGCTATCACAATTTCAAACTCCTTCTAAATGCAAACAACAAAGCCCTTGAAATTATGGGAGATATAGAACAGGCCCTCCAGGGTGATGAGCCTTTTGGCATGGCCTTTATCAGAAGTAATGTAACAGCCGTTTCAGTGAATGTTTTCAAACTGATCAAATACCTGTGTGAGCTTTCTCCGGATAAGTACGAAGAACTTTTTGATCGTTTTGAAAGCATTCAAAATGAAATTTCAGGGCTTATTGAACATAAAAAAACAATTTCAGACCCCAATTTTGTACTTCCTTTGGAACAGATTTATAAAGAATCCGCCGATTCCACAGGCAGCAAAATGGCAAATCTTGGGGAACTTAAAAACAGGATAGGACTTGAAGTTCCAGCTGGATTTGCAGTGACATCAAGCGCGTATTACCGTTTTCTTTCTCACAACGATATCCAGGCAGAAATAAACAGAAGATTCATTGCCGCAGATCTTTTTAATATGGAAGATCTCTACAAGTTGAGCTCAGACATACAGCTTATGATCATACGAGGAGAAATACCGGACGACCTGAAGCATGACATGATGAATCTCTGGAAGATTATGGAAAGGGAGAAAGGCAATAATCTTAAAGTAGCGATGAGGAGCAGTGCGCTCGGAGAAGACGGAATAAAAAGTTCCTTTGCTGGGCAGTACAGATCCGAACTGAATGTCAGCCCGGATCATTTTTTCCATTCCTACAAAGAAGTTGTTGCCAGTAAATACAGCCTCCAGGCCATGTCTTACAGGTTAAACCGTGGGTTCCGAGACGAAGACATTGCCATGTGCGTTGGCTGCATTGAGATGATTGATGCTGCGGCAGGCGGAGTAATATATTCCAGAAACCCTTTGAATCACATGGATGACACCATCTTCATAAACTCATCATGGGGGCTGCCCAAGGTCATAGTAGACGGTGGGGGAAACTGTGACACAATTAAAATCTCAAGGGGTGAATCTTTAAAAATTACAGGCAGGGATATAAAAACAAAAGAAACCAAGTATATCTGCCTGAACGAGGAAGGCATAAGCAAGATAGATA encodes:
- a CDS encoding sulfite exporter TauE/SafE family protein; its protein translation is MKRGIGLFKDLGAFLMMGAKAHAKWEIDVSNTIMRDKKRLLIIGLFLIPIIIGGVAFADQLPDILGGKKAYAPSFFTVGIFFASILIGLCAGLITGCIGAGGGFIIAPAMMSAGIKGILAVGTDLFHIFAKAIMGSVLHRKMGNISVSLAITFLIGSIAGATGGGILNRWLYNFNPVLSDAFITTIYVLLLGLLGFYALFDYLGARKSGDAGSAHGATPSEGADLGNLPKTLQAIKIPPMIHFDQNIVPGGRSISWVFLVLSGLLVGLAGSIMGVGGGFLCFPIFVYVLGVSSLTTVGTDIFQIIFTAGYSAISQYAVYGFIFYTLAMGMLIGSLFGIQIGALSTRVVPGITIRGFYAMSVLAGFVNRFFALPAKLNEAGYIKIAAETAMFLDKIGVVTFFIVISIFAVWVIGTFLMNLGKLTGKEA
- a CDS encoding response regulator translates to MPESYNVLFVDDETDFLDTLIKRMSKRKINVTGVKSGEAAVDFIKNMPTDQPIDVVVLDVRMPGMDGIQTLKEIKKIAPELEVIMLTGHANLEVAKEGMENGAFDYMMKPADMDDLLLKIQDAYKKKNLRGKKTKA